In a genomic window of Methanosarcina horonobensis HB-1 = JCM 15518:
- a CDS encoding NosD domain-containing protein produces the protein MGHRMMGGGLFEVILLNTIRTVKICFVIGFVLLLLSSGCAAARRITVGSDDNKDFPSIQEAVNAAKAGDTVYVYNGLYMENIYLDKEISVRSISGNPEKNVVTAKNPGDHVFHVIANNVTISGFSINGANDTLKAGIYLENTQGIMISNNRLSSNRLGVYLDSSTTNMLNLNNVSENEVGIFLNDSGNNWIINNKVEMNSLRGILLEASDRNQLKGNLLHFNAGYGLMLSNSSKNLIYDNYFQNSENVGYEGTNLENDWNMSMKRGINIVGGPYIGGNYWTSPESTAVCVIEDLDDNGLCDTSYDLGEGNIDYMPLIRRPQIFQGRERPITVTLFGLGLFILILTVFIVRRVMGWGKDRYEKK, from the coding sequence ATGGGGCACAGGATGATGGGGGGTGGTCTCTTTGAGGTGATATTGCTGAATACCATAAGAACCGTAAAAATCTGTTTTGTAATAGGTTTTGTACTTCTGTTGCTCAGCTCAGGGTGTGCAGCTGCCAGAAGGATCACCGTGGGGAGTGATGACAACAAAGATTTTCCTTCAATTCAGGAAGCTGTCAATGCAGCAAAGGCTGGAGATACGGTTTATGTGTATAACGGGCTTTATATGGAAAACATATATCTTGATAAAGAAATTTCCGTTCGTTCGATCTCCGGAAACCCTGAAAAAAACGTTGTAACGGCAAAAAACCCCGGAGACCATGTGTTTCATGTAATTGCAAATAACGTGACTATAAGCGGTTTTTCCATTAATGGCGCTAACGACACTCTGAAGGCTGGCATTTATCTGGAGAATACACAGGGAATTATGATAAGCAATAATAGACTTTCCAGCAACCGTCTGGGTGTTTATCTAGACTCTTCTACTACCAATATGTTGAATCTTAACAATGTGTCTGAAAATGAGGTAGGAATTTTCCTTAACGATTCAGGGAATAACTGGATTATCAATAATAAAGTGGAAATGAACAGCTTGAGAGGAATTCTCCTTGAAGCTTCCGATAGGAACCAGCTAAAAGGAAATCTTCTGCATTTCAATGCAGGGTACGGCCTTATGCTCTCAAACAGCAGTAAAAATCTCATTTACGATAACTATTTCCAGAACTCTGAAAATGTTGGTTATGAAGGAACTAACCTGGAAAATGACTGGAACATGAGTATGAAGAGGGGAATAAACATTGTTGGAGGACCCTATATCGGTGGAAACTACTGGACCAGTCCTGAAAGTACTGCCGTGTGTGTTATTGAAGATCTGGACGATAATGGTCTTTGTGATACTTCATACGATCTGGGAGAGGGTAACATTGACTACATGCCTCTTATCCGGCGCCCTCAGATTTTTCAGGGTAGAGAGCGTCCTATTACGGTCACCCTTTTTGGACTTGGCTTATTCATACTTATCCTTACGGTATTCATTGTAAGGAGGGTAATGGGCTGGGGAAAAGATCGTTACGAAAAAAAATGA